Proteins encoded within one genomic window of bacterium:
- the hemW gene encoding radical SAM family heme chaperone HemW, producing the protein MTTHAPVGLYVHIPFCVKKCHYCDFACYAGQERHVEAYLDALEAELKAYPKGLPIQTIYLGGGTPSILAAPQLTRLTRAIEAHFDASACIERTMEVNPGTGGPDLWEAARTLGFTRLSLGVQSFDDRLLKAIGRDHAVEDVHRTYGAIREAGIDNVSLDLIYALPGQTMADWEATMDEAFKLDPSHFSVYGLILEERTVFGAWHRQGKLSLSPEDLEVAMGDRLAERMEAEGYGRYEISSWSKPGFEAVHNRLYWINAPYIGLGTGAHSYWQGRRFENPRGIQAFIQHPVPTWPEAPVLDRRSEQEESVFLGLRMTREGLDKARYASRFGEGAHESFPGVFEGLVEAGLVEDAGDRYRLTPRGIWLSNEVFAAFLG; encoded by the coding sequence ATGACCACTCACGCGCCTGTCGGCCTCTACGTCCACATCCCCTTCTGCGTCAAGAAGTGCCACTACTGCGACTTCGCCTGCTACGCCGGGCAGGAGCGCCACGTAGAGGCGTACCTGGACGCGCTCGAAGCCGAGCTCAAGGCCTACCCCAAGGGCCTGCCCATCCAGACCATCTACCTGGGGGGCGGGACCCCGTCGATCCTGGCCGCCCCCCAGCTGACGCGCCTGACCCGGGCCATCGAGGCCCACTTCGACGCGAGCGCCTGCATCGAGCGCACCATGGAGGTCAACCCCGGCACCGGCGGGCCCGACCTCTGGGAGGCCGCCCGCACCCTCGGCTTCACCCGCCTGAGCCTCGGGGTCCAGAGCTTCGACGATCGCCTGCTCAAGGCCATCGGGCGCGACCACGCGGTGGAGGACGTCCATCGGACCTACGGCGCCATCCGGGAGGCCGGGATCGACAACGTCAGCCTGGATCTCATCTACGCCCTGCCGGGCCAGACCATGGCGGACTGGGAGGCCACCATGGATGAGGCCTTCAAGCTCGATCCTTCCCACTTCTCGGTCTACGGCCTGATCCTGGAGGAGCGGACGGTCTTCGGCGCCTGGCACCGGCAAGGCAAGCTTTCGCTGTCGCCCGAGGACCTGGAAGTGGCCATGGGCGACCGGCTCGCCGAGCGGATGGAAGCCGAAGGCTACGGGCGCTACGAGATTTCGAGCTGGTCGAAGCCCGGCTTCGAGGCGGTCCACAACCGCCTCTACTGGATCAACGCCCCCTACATCGGGCTGGGAACGGGCGCCCACTCGTACTGGCAGGGCCGCCGCTTCGAGAACCCCCGCGGCATCCAGGCCTTCATCCAGCACCCGGTGCCCACCTGGCCCGAGGCGCCGGTCCTCGACCGACGAAGCGAGCAAGAGGAGTCGGTCTTCCTGGGCCTGCGCATGACCCGCGAAGGGCTGGACAAGGCCCGCTACGCGTCGCGCTTCGGCGAGGGTGCGCATGAGAGCTTCCCCGGGGTGTTCGAGGGGCTGGTAGAAGCCGGCCTCGTCGAGGACGCAGGCGATCGCTACCGCCTCACCCCCCGTGGGATCTGGCTCTCCAACGAGGTCTTCGCGGCCTTCCTCGGCTAA
- a CDS encoding GNAT family N-acetyltransferase translates to MIAGHRTRLRALERDDLDSLFTWWNDPALWTLIGSRTRISGSEELEQWFEGELDKGSPQEGRTFAIDDAKGSLVGTVWYGTYEAGDRQATVGLYLGDAEHRGQGHGTDALGTLCRYLFDELGLHKARLYVACENEAAIAVYRKLGFVEEGRLREHRFYGGKFHDFLVMGLLSREFSRS, encoded by the coding sequence ATGATTGCCGGCCACCGCACCCGCCTGCGCGCCCTGGAGCGCGACGACCTGGATTCCCTCTTCACCTGGTGGAACGACCCCGCCCTCTGGACCCTCATCGGCTCGCGCACCCGCATCTCGGGCAGCGAGGAGCTGGAGCAGTGGTTCGAAGGGGAGCTGGACAAGGGCAGCCCCCAAGAGGGACGTACCTTCGCCATCGACGACGCGAAGGGCAGCCTGGTCGGGACCGTCTGGTACGGCACCTACGAGGCGGGCGATCGCCAGGCCACGGTCGGCCTGTACTTGGGCGACGCCGAGCACCGCGGCCAGGGCCACGGCACCGACGCCCTCGGCACCCTCTGCCGCTACCTCTTCGACGAGCTGGGGCTGCACAAGGCTCGGCTGTACGTGGCCTGCGAGAACGAAGCGGCGATCGCGGTCTACCGCAAGCTGGGCTTCGTCGAGGAGGGGCGGCTGCGCGAGCATCGCTTCTACGGCGGCAAGTTCCACGACTTCCTGGTCATGGGCCTGTTGAGCCGGGAGTTCTCCCGGTCGTAG